A genomic window from Streptomyces sp. WMMC940 includes:
- a CDS encoding cytochrome P450, with product MSTAPVPDVFDPRQYASGLPHAAFRELRDRHPVSWQDEYEVLGWPPGPGFWAVARHADVVHVLKEPRTYSSWTGATQIRDPDPADLPFIRRMMLNQDPCPRRTAGPGPVAGAAGEGRPDHGRLRRLVSRAFTPGRVDRFTSAARTRARELLGAARAAGPVVDLVTAVTDDYALLNLADLLGVPEGDRGLLLTWTERVIGYQDPDEPPVLDADGRPVDPRSPAMLKEMFDYARELAAYKRRKPGDDVMTALATGGLHDGELEMFFFLLTVAGNDTVRSAAPGGFLALAEHPDQQRRLRSGEAAPDTAVEELLRWHPPVLSFRRTATHDTTLAGQDVRAGDKVVVLHASANYDDRVFGSPYSLDLTRTPNPHVSFGDGPHVCLGAHFARLQLRVLHEEARALLPPYATAGVPRRLVSNFINGLKSLPLALAGTQG from the coding sequence ATGAGCACCGCGCCCGTCCCGGACGTCTTCGACCCGCGCCAGTACGCGTCCGGGCTGCCGCACGCCGCCTTCCGCGAGCTGCGCGACCGTCACCCCGTCTCCTGGCAGGACGAGTACGAGGTGCTGGGCTGGCCCCCGGGGCCCGGCTTCTGGGCCGTCGCCCGGCACGCCGACGTCGTGCACGTCCTCAAGGAGCCCCGGACGTACTCGTCCTGGACCGGCGCCACCCAGATCCGCGACCCCGATCCGGCCGATCTGCCCTTCATCCGCCGCATGATGCTCAACCAGGACCCGTGCCCCCGCCGCACGGCCGGACCGGGGCCGGTCGCCGGCGCGGCGGGGGAGGGCCGTCCCGACCACGGCCGGCTGCGGCGGCTCGTCAGCCGGGCCTTCACCCCCGGCCGGGTCGACCGCTTCACCTCCGCCGCCCGCACCCGGGCCCGGGAACTGCTGGGCGCGGCCCGCGCGGCCGGCCCCGTCGTCGACCTCGTCACAGCCGTCACCGACGACTACGCCCTCCTCAACCTCGCGGATCTGCTGGGCGTCCCGGAGGGCGACCGGGGGCTGCTGCTGACGTGGACGGAGCGCGTCATCGGCTACCAGGACCCGGACGAGCCGCCCGTACTCGACGCGGACGGCAGACCCGTCGACCCGCGCTCGCCCGCGATGCTCAAGGAGATGTTCGACTACGCCCGCGAACTCGCGGCGTACAAGCGCCGCAAGCCCGGTGACGACGTCATGACCGCGCTCGCCACAGGCGGACTCCACGACGGCGAGCTGGAGATGTTCTTCTTCCTGCTGACCGTCGCCGGCAACGACACCGTCCGCAGCGCCGCGCCCGGTGGCTTCCTCGCCCTCGCCGAACACCCGGACCAGCAGCGGCGCCTCCGCTCCGGCGAGGCGGCACCGGACACCGCGGTCGAGGAACTGCTGCGCTGGCACCCGCCCGTGCTCTCGTTCCGCCGCACGGCGACCCACGACACGACCCTCGCCGGCCAGGACGTCCGCGCCGGCGACAAGGTCGTCGTCCTCCACGCCTCGGCCAACTACGACGACCGCGTCTTCGGATCCCCCTACAGCCTGGACCTGACCCGCACCCCCAACCCCCACGTCTCCTTCGGCGACGGCCCGCACGTCTGCCTCGGCGCCCACTTCGCGCGCCTCCAGCTCCGGGTGCTGCACGAGGAGGCGAGGGCCCTGCTGCCGCCCTACGCCACGGCCGGGGTGCCCCGGCGGCTGGTGTCCAACTTCATCAACGGGCTGAAGTCGCTGCCGCTGGCCCTGGCGGGTACCCAGGGGTGA
- a CDS encoding DUF2254 domain-containing protein, with protein sequence MEATTEHRETSRRARAPLSWATAFALRQYVMASLWIAPLIGIVLGSLLAEAAVTLDGAVRVPQEWRYSTSTASSVLSSIVGAMVALLGFVVTIGILVVQQATGTLSPRYMRLWYRDRLQKAVLSTFSGTFAFSFSLLRSIETNFVPDIGVTLAGAAVAVSLVLLLMYLNRFIHNLRPVAIAALVARAGRRVLDRGTLLAASGTLRAADARRAPPEGPVTSVPCAGGGALQGFHPERLAALAERYDCFVVLTHPVGDFVPPGATLFVLHGASPPPPRELTGLVALGVERTIEQDPAFGMRILVDIAIRALSPAVNDPTTAVQVLNHIEAFLHTIGRAELSGRYTLHDARGVPRLEVPGRSWEDFLQLAVTEIREYGAGSLQICRRLRALFYGLLDVGLPDRHRTAVRTELRLLDEAVDRAYPDPVRRAAALTPDRQGIGGGVGRPL encoded by the coding sequence GTGGAGGCGACAACCGAGCACCGGGAGACGAGCCGCCGGGCCCGCGCGCCCCTGTCCTGGGCGACGGCGTTCGCGCTGCGCCAGTACGTCATGGCGAGCCTCTGGATCGCGCCGCTCATCGGGATCGTCCTGGGCTCGCTGCTCGCGGAGGCCGCCGTGACGCTCGACGGAGCCGTCCGGGTGCCGCAGGAGTGGCGGTACTCCACCTCCACCGCCAGCAGCGTCCTCAGCTCCATCGTCGGCGCGATGGTCGCCCTGCTCGGCTTCGTCGTGACCATCGGCATCCTCGTGGTCCAGCAGGCCACCGGGACGCTGTCGCCGCGCTACATGCGGCTGTGGTACCGGGACCGGCTCCAGAAGGCGGTGCTCTCGACGTTCTCCGGGACGTTCGCCTTCTCCTTCTCACTGCTGCGCAGCATCGAGACGAACTTCGTGCCGGACATCGGTGTCACCCTCGCGGGGGCGGCGGTCGCCGTGAGCCTGGTGCTGCTGCTCATGTATCTGAACCGCTTCATCCACAACCTGCGGCCCGTCGCCATCGCGGCGCTGGTCGCGCGGGCCGGACGGCGGGTGCTCGACCGGGGGACGCTGCTCGCCGCGAGCGGCACCCTGCGGGCGGCGGACGCGAGAAGGGCACCTCCCGAAGGCCCGGTGACGTCGGTGCCCTGCGCGGGGGGCGGGGCGCTCCAGGGGTTCCACCCGGAGCGGCTGGCGGCCCTCGCCGAACGGTACGACTGCTTCGTGGTGCTCACCCACCCGGTGGGCGACTTCGTGCCGCCCGGCGCGACGCTCTTCGTGCTGCACGGCGCTTCGCCGCCCCCGCCCCGCGAGCTGACCGGGCTGGTCGCGCTCGGCGTCGAACGGACCATCGAACAGGATCCCGCCTTCGGGATGCGCATCCTGGTGGACATCGCCATCAGGGCGTTGTCCCCGGCGGTGAACGACCCCACCACGGCGGTGCAGGTCCTGAACCACATCGAGGCGTTCCTGCACACCATCGGCCGTGCGGAACTCAGCGGGCGCTACACCCTCCACGACGCCCGCGGCGTGCCCCGGCTCGAGGTCCCCGGCCGCTCCTGGGAGGACTTCCTGCAGCTCGCGGTCACGGAGATCCGTGAGTACGGCGCCGGCTCCCTGCAGATCTGCCGGCGACTTCGGGCGCTGTTCTACGGACTCCTGGACGTCGGACTGCCCGATCGGCACCGGACGGCGGTACGCACCGAGCTGCGCCTCCTCGACGAGGCGGTCGACCGCGCGTACCCCGACCCGGTCCGCCGGGCCGCCGCGCTGACCCCCGACCGCCAGGGCATCGGGGGAGGCGTCGGACGGCCGCTCTGA
- a CDS encoding ROK family glucokinase, with product MSTYRDFAHRGSARATVLRTVGTRERRSHLTAPRVPTVGIDIGGTKVMAGVVDAEGVILEKVRTETPDKSKSPKVVEDTIVELVLDLSDRHDVHAVGIGAAGWVDADRSKVLFAPHLAWRNEPLRDSLQNRLAVPVMVDNDANTAAWAEWRFGAGRGEDHLVMITLGTGIGGAILEDGRVKRGKYGVAGEFGHMQVVPGGHRCPCGNRGCWEQYSSGNALVREARELAAADSPVAYNIIERVKGNVPDITGPLITELAREGDAMCVELLQDIGQWLGVGIANLAAALDPSCFVIGGGVSAADDLLIGPARDAFRRHLTGRGYRPEARIAKAQLGPEAGMVGAADLARLVARRFRRAKRRRVERYERYERYAQVLRSAGGLGDTGDSARPTPQDPE from the coding sequence TTGAGCACGTACCGCGACTTCGCCCACCGGGGCTCCGCCCGCGCCACCGTCCTGCGGACCGTCGGGACCCGGGAGCGGCGCTCGCACCTCACCGCGCCCCGCGTGCCCACCGTGGGCATCGACATCGGCGGCACGAAGGTGATGGCCGGTGTCGTCGACGCCGAGGGGGTCATCCTGGAGAAGGTCCGCACGGAGACCCCGGACAAGTCCAAGAGCCCCAAGGTCGTCGAGGACACCATCGTGGAGCTGGTCCTCGACCTCTCCGACCGGCACGACGTGCACGCCGTCGGCATCGGCGCGGCCGGCTGGGTGGACGCCGACCGCTCCAAGGTGCTCTTCGCCCCCCACCTGGCCTGGCGCAACGAGCCGCTGCGGGACTCGCTGCAGAACCGTCTGGCCGTCCCGGTCATGGTCGACAACGACGCCAACACCGCCGCCTGGGCCGAGTGGCGCTTCGGTGCCGGCCGCGGCGAGGACCATCTCGTCATGATCACGCTCGGCACCGGCATCGGCGGTGCGATCCTGGAGGACGGCCGGGTCAAGCGCGGCAAGTACGGCGTCGCCGGCGAGTTCGGCCATATGCAGGTCGTGCCCGGAGGGCACCGCTGCCCGTGCGGCAACCGCGGCTGCTGGGAGCAGTACAGCTCCGGCAACGCCCTGGTCCGCGAGGCGCGCGAGCTCGCAGCCGCGGACTCGCCGGTCGCGTACAACATCATCGAGCGGGTCAAGGGCAATGTCCCCGACATCACCGGCCCGCTGATCACCGAGCTGGCCCGGGAGGGCGACGCCATGTGCGTCGAGCTCCTCCAGGACATCGGGCAGTGGCTCGGCGTCGGCATCGCCAATCTCGCCGCCGCCCTCGACCCGTCGTGCTTCGTCATCGGCGGTGGCGTCAGCGCCGCCGACGACCTGCTGATCGGGCCCGCCCGGGACGCCTTCCGGCGCCATCTCACCGGGCGCGGCTACCGGCCCGAGGCCCGTATCGCCAAGGCCCAGCTCGGCCCCGAGGCGGGTATGGTCGGCGCGGCAGACCTCGCGCGGCTCGTCGCCCGCCGGTTCCGGCGCGCCAAGCGGCGCCGTGTCGAGCGGTACGAGAGATACGAGCGCTACGCCCAGGTGCTCCGCAGCGCCGGAGGGCTCGGCGACACCGGTGACAGTGCCCGCCCCACCCCCCAGGACCCCGAGTGA
- a CDS encoding exodeoxyribonuclease III: MRIATFNVNSITARLPRLLAWLESSGTDVLCIQETKCTAEQFPADALKELGYESAVNADGRWNGVAVVSRVGLDDVVKGLPGGPEYGGVQEPRALSATCGPVRVWSVYVPNGREVTHEHYVYKLAWLEALKAAVAQDAAGGRPFAVLGDYNIAPTDDDVWDPAFFEGMTHVTEPERAALAGLREAGLADVVPRPLKYDHPFTYWDYRQLCFPKNRGMRIDLVYGNEPFARAVKDGYVDREERKGKGASDHAPVVVDLDL; the protein is encoded by the coding sequence ATGCGCATCGCCACCTTCAACGTCAATTCGATCACCGCCCGGCTCCCGCGGCTGCTCGCCTGGCTGGAGAGCAGCGGCACGGACGTGCTGTGCATCCAGGAGACCAAGTGCACCGCCGAGCAGTTCCCCGCGGACGCCCTGAAGGAGCTCGGCTACGAGTCCGCGGTCAACGCCGACGGCAGGTGGAACGGCGTGGCGGTGGTCTCCCGGGTGGGCCTGGACGACGTCGTGAAGGGCCTGCCCGGCGGCCCGGAGTACGGCGGCGTGCAGGAGCCGCGCGCGCTGAGCGCCACCTGCGGCCCGGTCCGCGTCTGGTCGGTGTACGTGCCGAACGGCCGGGAGGTCACCCATGAGCACTACGTGTACAAGCTGGCCTGGCTGGAGGCGCTGAAGGCCGCGGTCGCCCAGGACGCGGCGGGGGGCCGCCCGTTCGCGGTGCTCGGCGACTACAACATCGCGCCGACCGACGACGACGTATGGGATCCGGCCTTCTTCGAGGGTATGACCCATGTGACCGAGCCGGAGCGCGCCGCCCTGGCCGGACTGCGCGAGGCGGGCCTCGCCGACGTGGTGCCGCGCCCGCTGAAGTACGACCACCCGTTCACGTACTGGGACTACCGTCAGCTGTGCTTCCCCAAGAACCGGGGGATGCGCATCGACCTGGTGTACGGCAACGAGCCGTTCGCCCGGGCCGTCAAGGACGGCTACGTCGACCGCGAGGAGCGCAAGGGCAAGGGCGCCTCGGACCATGCCCCCGTCGTGGTCGACCTCGATCTCTGA
- a CDS encoding CocE/NonD family hydrolase yields MGHPHKALRTSTTGAVSAALLAGAAFGLAPATPAAATEVSAAPGIRFVDIHGDGGTVLKANVVTPAGAGGSRRYPVVVLPTSWATPQVEYLAQARKLADSGYVVLTYNVRGFWQSGGNIEVAGPPDIADARKVIDWALANTPADPSRVGMAGMSYAAGISLLAAAHDDRIKAVAALSGWADLNDSIYSGRTQHLQATGLLIGAGYLTGRPSPELRRFTEDFLGSHLDKEDEMIAWGEKRSPSAHVDRINRNGAAVMLGNAWGDSVFPPNQYAEFYERLTVPKRLEFRPGDHATAEATGLLGLPNDTWTSTRRWLDHHLKGVDNGVDREPPVRIKSRSGGPYETYPDWKSVGADARKITLDGTKRIRANIDSGANGGIVMLSNTVDQFLGLPPVASIPLLPRRFAAVWQSERHRSPQRVRGTAKLHTTVTSTKESGTLVAYLYDVGPLGLGKLVSHAPYTFHDRTPGEPFPVDLELFSTAYDVPAGHRLALVVDTVDPLYIEHNPSGAQLTFSSPATDPSYVSVPLREQ; encoded by the coding sequence ATGGGACACCCCCACAAAGCCCTGCGCACCTCGACGACCGGCGCCGTGTCGGCGGCGCTGCTCGCCGGGGCGGCCTTCGGGCTCGCCCCGGCGACTCCCGCGGCGGCCACCGAGGTTTCGGCCGCCCCGGGTATACGATTCGTCGACATCCACGGTGACGGCGGCACCGTCCTCAAGGCCAATGTCGTCACCCCGGCCGGCGCCGGCGGCTCCCGCAGGTACCCGGTGGTCGTCCTCCCCACCAGCTGGGCCACACCCCAGGTCGAGTACCTCGCGCAGGCCAGGAAGCTCGCCGACTCCGGCTATGTGGTGCTCACCTACAACGTCCGCGGCTTCTGGCAGTCCGGCGGGAACATCGAGGTGGCGGGGCCGCCGGACATCGCCGACGCGCGCAAGGTGATCGACTGGGCGCTGGCCAACACCCCGGCCGACCCGTCCAGGGTGGGCATGGCGGGCATGTCGTACGCGGCCGGCATCAGTCTCCTCGCCGCCGCCCACGACGACCGGATCAAGGCCGTGGCGGCACTCAGCGGCTGGGCCGATCTCAATGACTCGATCTACAGCGGGCGCACCCAGCACCTCCAGGCCACCGGGCTGCTCATCGGCGCCGGCTACCTCACCGGCCGCCCCAGCCCCGAGCTCCGCCGGTTCACCGAGGACTTCCTCGGCTCTCACCTGGACAAGGAGGACGAGATGATCGCCTGGGGGGAGAAGCGCTCCCCCTCCGCCCACGTCGACCGGATCAATCGGAACGGCGCGGCCGTCATGCTGGGCAACGCCTGGGGCGACAGCGTCTTCCCGCCGAACCAGTACGCCGAGTTCTACGAGCGGCTGACCGTGCCCAAGCGGCTGGAGTTCCGCCCCGGCGACCACGCGACCGCCGAGGCGACGGGTCTGCTCGGCCTGCCCAACGACACCTGGACCAGCACCCGCCGCTGGCTCGACCACCATCTCAAGGGCGTGGACAACGGAGTGGACCGCGAACCGCCCGTGCGCATCAAGTCGCGCTCCGGCGGGCCCTACGAGACCTACCCGGACTGGAAGTCGGTCGGCGCCGACGCCCGCAAGATCACCCTGGACGGCACGAAGAGGATCCGCGCGAACATCGACTCGGGCGCCAACGGCGGCATCGTGATGCTCTCCAACACCGTCGACCAGTTCCTGGGACTGCCCCCGGTCGCCTCGATCCCGCTGCTCCCCCGGCGCTTCGCCGCGGTCTGGCAGTCGGAGCGCCATCGTTCCCCGCAGCGGGTCAGGGGGACGGCCAAGCTCCACACCACGGTCACCAGCACCAAGGAGAGCGGCACCCTCGTCGCGTACCTCTACGACGTGGGGCCGCTCGGCCTCGGCAAGCTGGTCAGCCATGCGCCGTACACGTTCCACGACCGGACGCCGGGCGAGCCGTTCCCCGTAGACCTGGAGCTGTTCTCCACCGCCTACGACGTCCCGGCCGGCCACCGTCTGGCCCTGGTCGTCGACACAGTCGACCCGCTCTACATCGAGCACAACCCGTCCGGCGCGCAGCTGACCTTCTCCTCGCCCGCGACCGACCCCTCGTACGTGTCGGTCCCGTTGCGCGAGCAGTGA
- a CDS encoding DUF6278 family protein gives MNIPFLDNWRKRHDSARSQPLTSAVGGDPEGVAELLSECELLRARVGQQGLELDDSPASLEALDQLPPRWRDDPEELPWLGNDAGLYLGTVIVRTVRGAAWHVWPGGHPVVRLASGREVNVVEAGLDWAMHGSPELSQVYAEAAEA, from the coding sequence ATGAACATCCCTTTCTTGGACAACTGGCGCAAACGGCACGACAGTGCGCGGAGTCAGCCGCTGACGTCCGCCGTCGGGGGCGATCCGGAGGGTGTGGCGGAGCTGCTGTCCGAGTGCGAGCTGCTGCGGGCGCGGGTGGGGCAGCAGGGGCTCGAACTGGACGACAGCCCCGCCTCGTTGGAGGCGCTCGACCAGTTGCCCCCGCGCTGGCGGGACGACCCGGAGGAGCTGCCCTGGCTGGGGAACGACGCGGGGCTGTATCTGGGTACCGTGATCGTCCGCACGGTGCGGGGTGCCGCCTGGCACGTCTGGCCGGGCGGCCACCCCGTCGTGCGGCTCGCCTCCGGGCGTGAGGTCAACGTGGTGGAGGCGGGACTCGACTGGGCGATGCACGGCTCGCCCGAGCTGTCCCAGGTGTACGCGGAGGCCGCCGAGGCCTGA
- a CDS encoding L,D-transpeptidase family protein, with translation MSRSRVHPHPSAPLVRSRHHRGRRAAATAGAVALAVALAGCSGAAPEESEADGKGRSRTSITVSPRGEQAEPGEPVRVTLESGRLDRVTVTGSGGEKLDGTVSADGRSWTSSRVAAPGTAYAVEARDEEGGTARAEFATAAAERVNKLALVPGRDSTVGVAQPLSIVFDHPVRNKAAVERQLKVTTSDDTQGSWGWMRDWSGKDRVDWRPREYWKPGTKVTLDARLNGVDSGADGGWFVRDYTTGFTVGRQQVVKVDLDGHRLRLYRDGVQVKDVPMSAGTPGGEKASWRGTAVLMAKEGTINMRSETVGLGDAYDKMVDYSMRLTWSGMYAHAAPWNAAHFGSANRSSGCVGMSDADAAAVYAEVLVGDPFEITGGDAKGTVAVNNGYGAWNLDWTEWRAMSALR, from the coding sequence TTGAGCCGCAGCCGCGTCCACCCGCACCCGAGCGCCCCGCTCGTCCGGTCGCGTCACCACCGGGGCCGGCGGGCGGCCGCGACCGCCGGCGCCGTGGCCCTGGCGGTGGCGCTGGCCGGCTGTTCCGGCGCCGCCCCGGAGGAATCGGAGGCGGACGGCAAGGGCCGGTCCCGGACGAGCATCACGGTGAGTCCGCGGGGCGAGCAGGCCGAACCGGGTGAACCCGTGCGGGTGACGCTGGAGTCGGGGCGGTTGGACCGCGTGACGGTCACCGGCTCCGGCGGTGAGAAGCTCGACGGCACGGTGTCCGCCGACGGGCGGAGCTGGACCTCGTCCCGGGTCGCCGCGCCGGGCACGGCGTACGCGGTCGAGGCGCGGGACGAAGAAGGCGGCACGGCCCGGGCGGAGTTCGCCACGGCCGCGGCGGAGAGGGTCAACAAGCTGGCGCTGGTGCCCGGCAGGGACTCCACCGTGGGCGTCGCCCAGCCGCTGTCGATCGTCTTCGACCACCCGGTGCGGAACAAGGCCGCCGTGGAGCGGCAGCTCAAGGTCACCACGTCGGACGACACCCAGGGCTCGTGGGGCTGGATGCGGGACTGGTCCGGCAAGGACCGGGTGGACTGGCGGCCGAGGGAGTACTGGAAGCCGGGCACGAAGGTGACGCTCGACGCCCGGCTGAACGGTGTCGACTCGGGCGCCGACGGCGGCTGGTTCGTCCGGGACTACACGACCGGATTCACCGTGGGCAGGCAGCAGGTGGTGAAGGTCGACCTCGACGGCCACCGGCTGCGACTCTACCGCGACGGCGTCCAGGTCAAGGACGTGCCCATGTCCGCGGGCACGCCGGGCGGCGAGAAGGCGTCCTGGCGCGGCACGGCGGTGCTGATGGCCAAGGAGGGCACGATCAACATGCGTTCGGAGACGGTCGGCCTCGGTGACGCCTACGACAAGATGGTCGACTACTCGATGCGGCTGACCTGGTCCGGGATGTACGCGCACGCGGCCCCCTGGAACGCCGCCCACTTCGGCAGCGCCAACCGGAGTTCGGGCTGCGTGGGCATGAGCGACGCGGACGCCGCCGCGGTCTACGCGGAGGTCCTGGTCGGCGACCCGTTCGAGATCACCGGCGGCGACGCCAAGGGCACCGTGGCGGTCAACAACGGCTACGGCGCGTGGAATCTCGACTGGACGGAGTGGCGGGCGATGAGCGCACTGCGCTGA
- the pcaDC gene encoding bifunctional 3-oxoadipate enol-lactonase/4-carboxymuconolactone decarboxylase PcaDC yields the protein MSEQTQTPPKTLQYRIDGPDDAPVLILGPSLGTTWHMWDRQVPELSRQWRVLRFDLPGHGGAPAHPAGSVTELADRLVATLDDLGVQRFGYAGCSVGGAVGIDLALRVPHRVASLALVASSPRFGTADEFRQRGVIVRTNGLDPMARTAPEHWFTPGFAAAQPAIVEWAVQMVRTTDPGCYIAACEALAAFDVRADLGRVGVPTLVLVGSDDQLTGPAEARTLVAGIPDARLALVPGASHLAPVEQPAAVTDLLVRHFSLAWQDTLHAIPAPPSVPSVPSVSAPVAPVAEIAPAAEQPHPSGAVRPDPYEAGMKVRRAVLGDAHVDRATAAADEFTADFQELITRYAWGEVWTREGLDRRTRSAVTLTALVAGGHLDELAFHTRAALRNGLTPTEIREILIHAGVYCGVPAANSAFRVAQSVIREETTPRD from the coding sequence GTGAGTGAGCAGACGCAGACGCCCCCGAAGACCCTGCAGTACCGGATCGACGGTCCGGACGACGCGCCCGTCCTCATCCTCGGGCCGTCGCTCGGCACGACCTGGCACATGTGGGACCGGCAGGTGCCTGAGCTGTCACGGCAGTGGCGGGTGCTGCGCTTCGACCTGCCGGGCCACGGCGGCGCACCCGCCCACCCGGCCGGGTCGGTGACCGAACTCGCCGACCGCCTCGTCGCCACGCTCGACGACCTCGGCGTCCAGCGCTTCGGCTACGCGGGCTGCTCCGTCGGCGGCGCGGTCGGCATCGACCTGGCGCTGCGGGTCCCGCACCGGGTCGCCTCGCTCGCCCTGGTCGCCTCCTCTCCGAGGTTCGGCACCGCGGACGAGTTCCGGCAGCGCGGGGTGATCGTCCGTACGAACGGTCTGGACCCGATGGCGCGCACGGCGCCCGAGCACTGGTTCACCCCGGGCTTCGCGGCCGCGCAGCCGGCGATCGTCGAGTGGGCCGTGCAGATGGTGCGCACCACCGATCCCGGCTGCTACATCGCCGCCTGCGAGGCGCTGGCGGCCTTCGACGTACGGGCCGACCTGGGCAGGGTCGGCGTGCCGACACTGGTCCTGGTGGGCTCCGACGACCAGCTGACCGGGCCGGCCGAGGCGCGCACGCTGGTCGCGGGGATACCGGACGCGCGGCTCGCCCTGGTTCCCGGCGCCTCGCACCTCGCGCCCGTGGAGCAGCCGGCGGCGGTGACCGACCTGCTGGTACGCCATTTCTCCCTGGCCTGGCAGGACACCCTCCACGCGATTCCCGCGCCGCCGTCCGTCCCCTCCGTCCCTTCCGTCTCCGCGCCGGTGGCCCCCGTCGCCGAGATCGCCCCGGCCGCCGAGCAGCCGCACCCGTCGGGCGCGGTGCGGCCCGACCCGTACGAGGCGGGGATGAAGGTCCGGCGCGCGGTGCTGGGCGACGCGCACGTCGACCGGGCGACGGCGGCGGCGGACGAGTTCACCGCCGACTTCCAGGAGCTGATCACGCGCTACGCGTGGGGCGAGGTCTGGACCCGGGAGGGGCTGGACCGCAGGACCCGCAGCGCGGTCACCCTCACGGCCCTGGTCGCGGGCGGTCACCTGGACGAACTGGCCTTCCACACCCGGGCAGCCCTCCGCAACGGTCTCACCCCCACGGAGATCCGGGAGATCCTCATCCACGCGGGCGTCTACTGCGGCGTTCCGGCGGCGAACTCCGCCTTCCGGGTCGCCCAGTCGGTGATCCGCGAGGAGACGACCCCCCGCGACTGA
- a CDS encoding alpha/beta fold hydrolase produces the protein MTPFVLPHTLLGDGPHRVVAVHGWLADRDAYATVRPDLDLESFTYAVVDLRGYGEAMDTPGGYTTTEGAADVLALAGRLGWDRFSLVGHSMGGAVAQRAAALAPDRVRRIVGISPVPANGLPMPPEQWGLFADAAERPENRRAIIDLTTGSVRPAAWLDRMVRRSVERSDPKAFRVWLDSWAVEDFHTEVDGSAVPALAVTGALDPAVNARLMRDTWMRSFPHGELAELAHAGHYAMDETPLQLIRIVEDFLRADA, from the coding sequence TTGACACCCTTCGTGCTCCCGCACACGCTCCTCGGCGACGGCCCGCACCGGGTCGTCGCCGTCCACGGCTGGCTCGCGGACCGCGACGCCTACGCCACCGTGCGCCCCGACCTGGACCTGGAGTCGTTCACCTACGCCGTCGTCGACCTGCGCGGCTACGGCGAGGCCATGGACACACCGGGCGGTTACACCACGACCGAGGGCGCCGCCGACGTCCTCGCCCTCGCCGGACGCCTCGGCTGGGACCGCTTCTCGCTCGTCGGGCACTCCATGGGCGGGGCCGTGGCGCAGCGCGCCGCCGCCCTCGCGCCGGACCGGGTACGGCGGATCGTCGGCATCTCCCCGGTCCCGGCCAACGGGCTGCCGATGCCCCCCGAGCAGTGGGGGCTCTTCGCCGACGCCGCCGAACGCCCGGAGAACCGCCGGGCCATCATCGACCTCACCACCGGCTCGGTGCGGCCCGCCGCCTGGCTGGACCGCATGGTCCGCCGTTCCGTGGAGCGCAGCGATCCCAAGGCCTTCCGCGTCTGGCTGGACTCATGGGCCGTCGAGGACTTCCACACCGAGGTGGACGGCTCCGCCGTCCCCGCGCTCGCCGTCACCGGTGCCCTCGACCCGGCCGTCAACGCCCGGCTGATGCGGGACACCTGGATGCGCTCGTTCCCGCACGGCGAACTCGCCGAACTGGCCCACGCCGGGCACTACGCCATGGACGAGACGCCGCTGCAACTGATCCGGATCGTCGAGGACTTCCTCCGGGCCGACGCATGA
- a CDS encoding MBL fold metallo-hydrolase — MKLTKKSHACIRLEKAGRTLVVDPGVFSEVDAAAGADALLVTHEHPDHFSEERLRVALDADPAAEVWSLRSVAEQLSGGFPGRVHTVGDGDTFTAAGFDVQVHGELHAVIHPDLPRITNVGYLVDGSVFHPGDALTVPGEQVETLMLPVMAPWNKVAEVIDYVRAVKPHRAIDIHDALLTDLARPLYDAHIGNLGGAEHRRLAPGESTEL, encoded by the coding sequence GTGAAGCTCACCAAGAAGTCGCACGCCTGCATCCGCCTCGAGAAGGCCGGCCGGACTCTCGTCGTCGATCCCGGCGTCTTCAGCGAGGTCGACGCGGCCGCCGGGGCCGACGCGCTGCTCGTCACGCACGAGCACCCGGACCACTTCAGTGAGGAACGGCTCCGCGTCGCGCTCGACGCCGACCCCGCCGCCGAGGTGTGGTCCCTCCGCAGCGTCGCCGAGCAGCTCTCGGGCGGCTTCCCCGGCCGGGTGCACACCGTCGGCGACGGCGACACCTTCACCGCGGCCGGTTTCGACGTGCAGGTGCACGGCGAACTGCACGCAGTGATCCACCCGGACCTGCCGAGGATCACCAATGTCGGCTACCTCGTGGACGGTTCGGTCTTCCACCCCGGTGACGCGCTCACCGTCCCGGGCGAGCAGGTGGAGACGCTGATGCTCCCCGTGATGGCCCCGTGGAACAAGGTCGCGGAGGTCATCGATTACGTACGCGCGGTCAAGCCGCACCGGGCGATCGACATCCACGACGCCCTGCTCACCGATCTCGCCCGCCCCCTCTACGACGCCCACATCGGGAACCTGGGCGGCGCCGAGCACCGCCGACTCGCCCCGGGGGAGTCCACCGAGCTCTGA